The following are encoded together in the Candidatus Liberimonas magnetica genome:
- a CDS encoding carboxymuconolactone decarboxylase family protein has translation MKENKPWYSGQTPIGDAFERLFDTAGNKSVLDIKTKTLIRLTASSVLGCNQCIKKYSKDALMQGISEQEITETVLISALQAAEAQLILSKN, from the coding sequence ATGAAAGAGAATAAACCCTGGTATTCAGGTCAAACACCTATAGGGGATGCTTTTGAGCGTCTTTTTGATACCGCTGGCAATAAAAGTGTTTTAGATATAAAAACAAAAACGCTTATACGCCTTACAGCATCGTCAGTTTTAGGATGCAACCAATGTATAAAAAAATATTCTAAGGATGCGCTCATGCAAGGCATTAGTGAACAAGAAATAACGGAAACCGTACTTATTTCGGCCTTGCAAGCCGCAGAAGCACAATTAATACTCTCAAAAAATTGA
- a CDS encoding arsenate reductase ArsC gives MPKIKVLFVCVHNSARSQMAEAFLNDLAGDIFEAKSAGLEPGKLNPVVVEVMKETGIDISGKKTQGVFDLLKKGERFAYVITVCDEASGERCPLFPGVSKKLHWGFTDPSSLEGTPDEKLAKTREIRNMIKIKVEEFISQLKQGKKVF, from the coding sequence ATGCCAAAGATTAAGGTTTTGTTTGTCTGCGTACATAACAGCGCAAGAAGCCAGATGGCTGAAGCCTTTTTAAACGATCTGGCAGGCGATATATTTGAAGCCAAGAGTGCAGGCCTTGAACCCGGGAAATTAAACCCGGTTGTTGTCGAGGTTATGAAAGAAACAGGCATAGATATATCAGGCAAAAAAACACAGGGTGTTTTTGATCTGTTAAAAAAGGGCGAAAGATTTGCTTATGTTATTACCGTCTGTGATGAAGCAAGCGGAGAACGCTGCCCGTTGTTTCCGGGGGTTTCAAAAAAGCTTCACTGGGGGTTTACTGACCCATCTTCTCTAGAAGGCACACCTGATGAAAAGCTTGCCAAAACAAGAGAAATCCGAAACATGATAAAAATAAAAGTTGAAGAATTTATTTCTCAATTAAAACAAGGGAAAAAGGTTTTTTAA
- a CDS encoding ROK family protein — MLNNKMDHIFSGIDIGGTKIRVGIVSGEGKIIATSKTPTPKSISPVRLAVCIFDQYEKILKENNLNKKNVAGVGIGIPGIIDMDSGVIVRAPNLNMSGVNFRSILKKKFKIPVAIANDVNLGLLGEQWKGAAMGARNAVSIFAGTGIGGGILINGRLYTGCNGAAAEIGHMVVVHDGLHCTCGNNGCLEALCGRWAIERDIKRAVKKGKETIVEKMLDGNFKKIKSRILAKALKAKDPVVTRIMKEVSRHLGSACVSLRHLFDPEVIVLGGGVIGACGEYMLPIIEKAVNKDKLFSGLGKCKIVVSELQDNAVILGAVALVKKPDSLSC, encoded by the coding sequence ATGCTAAATAATAAAATGGATCATATATTTTCAGGAATTGATATTGGCGGCACAAAGATACGTGTAGGGATCGTCTCGGGTGAAGGAAAGATTATAGCAACATCAAAAACCCCGACGCCAAAAAGCATATCTCCTGTAAGACTTGCAGTATGCATATTTGACCAGTATGAAAAAATATTGAAAGAAAATAATTTGAACAAGAAAAATGTAGCCGGGGTAGGGATAGGCATTCCCGGTATTATTGATATGGATTCAGGCGTTATCGTGCGTGCGCCTAATCTTAATATGTCAGGTGTTAATTTCAGGTCAATATTAAAGAAAAAGTTTAAAATACCTGTAGCTATTGCTAATGATGTAAACCTGGGTTTATTGGGAGAACAGTGGAAAGGCGCTGCAATGGGGGCCAGGAACGCTGTGAGCATATTTGCTGGCACAGGAATAGGCGGCGGTATTTTAATAAATGGCAGGCTTTATACCGGTTGTAACGGGGCAGCAGCTGAAATTGGTCATATGGTCGTTGTTCATGACGGGTTGCACTGTACCTGCGGTAACAACGGGTGTCTTGAAGCTCTTTGCGGCAGATGGGCCATTGAAAGGGATATCAAAAGGGCTGTAAAAAAGGGAAAAGAAACTATAGTGGAAAAAATGCTTGATGGAAACTTCAAAAAGATTAAAAGCAGGATACTGGCTAAAGCCCTTAAGGCTAAAGATCCTGTAGTTACAAGAATAATGAAAGAAGTGTCCCGCCACTTAGGTTCAGCCTGTGTTTCTTTGCGTCATTTGTTTGACCCTGAGGTTATTGTCTTGGGTGGGGGTGTAATAGGAGCTTGCGGGGAATACATGCTTCCAATAATTGAAAAAGCGGTCAATAAAGACAAATTGTTTTCAGGTTTAGGCAAATGTAAAATAGTAGTTTCAGAACTTCAAGATAATGCTGTTATTTTGGGAGCTGTTGCTCTTGTAAAAAAACCAGACTCACTTTCCTGTTGA
- a CDS encoding HD domain-containing protein — MGNLKESTTEKAAWQLLTVWKNSDNKHALQVTDLSVTLFNQLQKLHRMGPKELEMLRAAAILHDIGWKDGRKRHHKTSRDFIISSKVVSPYENQRVLIGLITRYHRKALPKSTHKYFRDLDNNSKELVTKLAAILRFADGLDSSHKSPVKAVKTNIIKNQISVHVLITNLKSKEVETGKLKSDLLARVFNRKVSLVFLQEQQLPK, encoded by the coding sequence ATGGGAAATCTTAAAGAAAGCACTACAGAAAAGGCAGCATGGCAGTTATTAACAGTCTGGAAGAATTCAGATAATAAACATGCCTTACAAGTAACCGATCTTTCCGTAACGCTTTTTAACCAGCTTCAAAAGCTACACAGGATGGGTCCAAAAGAACTTGAGATGTTAAGGGCAGCCGCTATATTACATGACATAGGCTGGAAAGACGGCAGGAAACGCCATCACAAAACATCGCGCGATTTTATTATCTCTTCCAAGGTTGTGTCTCCGTATGAAAACCAGCGTGTGCTGATCGGGCTTATTACCCGCTATCACAGGAAAGCCCTTCCCAAGAGCACGCACAAATATTTTCGAGACCTGGACAATAATTCAAAGGAGCTGGTTACAAAATTAGCGGCTATCTTGAGGTTCGCGGACGGCCTTGATTCCAGCCATAAGTCTCCAGTAAAAGCAGTTAAGACAAATATAATCAAAAACCAGATATCTGTACATGTATTAATAACAAATTTGAAAAGCAAGGAAGTTGAAACAGGAAAGCTTAAGTCCGATCTTCTGGCAAGAGTATTCAACAGGAAAGTGAGTCTGGTTTTTTTACAAGAGCAACAGCTCCCAAAATAA
- a CDS encoding CHAD domain-containing protein — MEMKLNVNIPRIADFAENYLNDFLKDYTFLKARNLPATVHAARISTRRLRASLKVLSHCMKNDKHSKYRKYLKKTGKLMGKIRELDVQISFLKTLPLNKALKTSTLSCLKHQRKHAYKAFKKTDSSTNDRIVSELKSCFKALKNSTNCYTGQNIQKLILDYIDKLLSYNTGDYNELHKMRITAKNLRYTLELLKPFNKDIFNNPIISAHKIQDILGDLHEMDVWLNFIKNNKIGKNNSLYTICLSKRQSARKMFMCIWANQRRKRIWEILKKALQKRQHGSY, encoded by the coding sequence ATGGAAATGAAGTTAAACGTTAATATACCGCGTATCGCAGATTTTGCGGAAAACTACTTAAATGACTTTTTAAAGGACTACACTTTCCTGAAAGCCAGAAATTTGCCAGCAACTGTACATGCCGCACGGATTTCCACAAGACGGCTTCGTGCATCCCTCAAAGTGCTCTCGCATTGCATGAAAAACGACAAACATAGTAAATACAGAAAATACCTCAAGAAGACAGGCAAGCTTATGGGCAAGATACGCGAACTGGACGTTCAGATCAGTTTTCTTAAAACACTTCCTTTAAACAAAGCACTCAAAACCAGCACCTTATCCTGTTTAAAGCACCAAAGAAAGCATGCCTATAAAGCATTTAAAAAAACTGACAGCAGTACAAACGACAGGATTGTGAGCGAACTAAAAAGCTGTTTTAAAGCTCTAAAAAACAGCACAAACTGTTATACTGGCCAGAATATACAAAAACTGATCCTTGACTACATTGATAAACTGCTTTCTTATAACACGGGTGATTATAATGAACTGCATAAGATGCGAATCACAGCAAAAAATCTTCGATACACCCTTGAACTTTTAAAACCCTTTAATAAGGATATATTCAATAATCCTATTATTTCCGCACATAAAATCCAGGATATCCTTGGTGATCTGCATGAGATGGATGTCTGGCTCAATTTTATCAAAAACAATAAGATCGGCAAGAATAATTCTTTATATACGATATGCCTTTCAAAACGCCAAAGCGCACGAAAAATGTTCATGTGCATATGGGCAAACCAAAGGAGAAAAAGAATATGGGAAATCTTAAAGAAAGCACTACAGAAAAGGCAGCATGGCAGTTATTAA
- the ppk1 gene encoding polyphosphate kinase 1: MPGLRSHKGYYGGVGNAEVVAVGRVIEGASGSCRRGSTMKNNTEIFIHRDISWLMFNERVLEEAKDAANPLLERLRFLAIFSNNLDEFFMVRLASVKRLIDAGYNRKDDFGYYPQQLHDEIIARSTSLIAAAYHACRSIKESELNKNGINILKHKQLNAEQGKFVLKYFDSTLYPCITPVAVDISHPFPVLPSKSNTFGVCLEKGGIYYLALIPVPKSISRILRLPSEKNEFSYILIDDIIRNNLEIFFRGYKIYASFLFRVIRDSELLENEEDTSSIRKVIERELKNRPKAKVVSIHVEKQYNDKLLDMICSGIDFPKEQVRVIDGDLDLTYLFKVANQALRPEFNYKSYVPSKLVYENIFDSIKEKQFIIHFPYESFQPVIDLIQSAARDRDVLAIKMTLYRTNEDSAIIQALIDAAKSGKQVTVIVEIKARFDEERNIGWTKNLEAAGCHVIYGIPGIKVHAKMLLIVRNEEGRIRRYVHLSTGNYNEITSRVYTDLSYFTANDDFAKDISDLFNVITGYSVSSNWKRIFAAPYNLRESFYELIDNEIVFQKKYGTGFIFAKMNSLEDTAIIEKLYKASIAGVKIRLIVRGICCLVPGVEGLSSTIEVRSIVGRFLEHTRIFLFNNNTEQRLFLASSDWMKRNLEGRIELGFEVANPELKDHLKFILNTYWEDTAKTRVLRNSRTYTRLSGKINHKNAQEFLIEYYGNEVKR; encoded by the coding sequence ATGCCCGGCCTTCGTAGCCATAAAGGCTACTACGGCGGAGTAGGCAATGCAGAAGTGGTCGCAGTAGGTCGCGTTATTGAAGGAGCCTCCGGCTCCTGCCGGAGGGGCTCCACTATGAAAAACAACACCGAGATATTTATCCACAGGGACATAAGCTGGTTAATGTTCAATGAACGCGTGCTGGAAGAGGCAAAAGACGCAGCTAACCCTCTTTTGGAAAGGCTGAGGTTTCTGGCGATATTTTCAAATAATCTTGATGAATTCTTTATGGTGCGGCTAGCAAGCGTGAAGCGCCTTATTGACGCAGGCTACAACAGGAAAGACGATTTTGGCTATTATCCCCAGCAGCTGCATGATGAGATTATAGCGAGATCTACCAGCCTGATAGCCGCTGCGTACCATGCCTGCCGAAGTATAAAAGAGAGCGAACTAAACAAAAACGGGATAAATATCCTGAAACATAAACAGCTTAATGCTGAACAGGGAAAATTCGTTTTAAAATATTTTGACTCAACCTTATACCCTTGCATAACGCCTGTTGCTGTTGACATAAGCCATCCTTTCCCGGTCCTTCCCTCAAAATCGAACACTTTCGGCGTATGCCTTGAAAAAGGCGGCATATACTACCTTGCTTTGATACCAGTGCCGAAATCGATCTCCAGGATACTAAGGCTCCCATCAGAAAAGAATGAATTTTCCTATATTTTGATCGATGACATTATCCGGAACAACCTTGAAATATTTTTCAGAGGGTATAAGATCTACGCCAGTTTTTTATTCAGGGTTATACGTGACAGTGAACTGCTGGAGAACGAAGAGGATACCTCAAGCATAAGAAAGGTAATCGAAAGAGAACTCAAAAATCGGCCAAAAGCAAAGGTTGTCAGTATCCATGTAGAAAAGCAGTATAATGACAAGCTTCTTGATATGATCTGTTCAGGCATCGACTTTCCAAAGGAACAGGTTAGAGTCATTGACGGCGATCTCGACCTCACTTACCTTTTCAAAGTGGCGAATCAGGCATTAAGGCCGGAATTTAACTACAAGAGCTATGTGCCCTCCAAACTTGTATATGAAAATATCTTTGACTCAATAAAGGAAAAACAGTTCATTATTCATTTCCCGTATGAATCTTTCCAGCCGGTTATAGACCTAATACAAAGTGCAGCTAGAGACAGGGATGTTCTGGCAATAAAGATGACCCTGTACAGGACTAATGAAGACTCTGCCATTATTCAAGCTCTTATTGATGCCGCAAAAAGCGGGAAGCAGGTAACAGTAATAGTTGAGATAAAAGCTAGGTTCGATGAAGAAAGGAATATCGGCTGGACAAAGAACCTTGAAGCTGCCGGCTGTCACGTGATCTATGGTATTCCTGGTATTAAAGTTCACGCTAAGATGCTTCTGATAGTAAGAAATGAGGAAGGCAGGATACGCAGGTATGTCCACCTTTCAACCGGTAATTACAATGAGATAACATCTCGCGTTTATACCGATCTGTCATACTTTACTGCAAACGATGATTTTGCAAAAGATATTTCCGATCTTTTTAATGTTATTACAGGCTACTCAGTCTCCTCCAACTGGAAACGCATATTTGCCGCACCCTATAATTTACGAGAAAGTTTTTATGAACTGATAGATAATGAAATCGTATTTCAAAAAAAATACGGCACCGGCTTTATATTTGCAAAAATGAATTCACTGGAAGATACCGCAATAATAGAAAAACTATACAAGGCATCGATTGCCGGCGTAAAGATACGCCTGATCGTCCGCGGTATATGTTGTCTTGTTCCCGGAGTTGAAGGCTTAAGCAGCACTATAGAGGTCAGAAGCATAGTAGGGCGCTTCCTTGAACACACGCGCATATTTTTATTCAACAACAATACTGAGCAAAGGTTATTCCTTGCCTCTTCGGACTGGATGAAAAGGAACTTAGAAGGCAGGATCGAATTAGGATTTGAAGTTGCTAACCCCGAACTCAAAGACCATCTTAAGTTCATCTTAAACACCTACTGGGAAGATACGGCGAAAACCAGGGTTCTAAGAAACAGCAGAACATATACCCGCCTGTCCGGGAAGATAAATCACAAAAACGCTCAGGAGTTTTTGATTGAATATTATGGAAATGAAGTTAAACGTTAA
- a CDS encoding HD domain-containing protein, with the protein MKNNIRVAVIDIGTYSIKLTIAEKAEPGISILESLKNIVPLGNDTFFHRRISHETTNQTVSILLKYKEKLQEYSVDSVKVVTTTAVREAENRDIFIDTIFRETGFVVDVLTAGDIIYYFDSYLYRKLKDSYPLHDKSILIAELGSGSIDVALMDKGFTYLNAGLPLGTLRLSQMMQELGGSTSENCEAITDRIENELAYLKRDLQQMEIDDVILIDERYASYLSAILPAISLSGKFYALDAQTIAVLNNIMIDKKPSLIAKEFNIPLETAATFLEYSIILRQFAGMSKNGQVYMLEASLSEAILANIIMDYENSPKYNKINQLVSIATILCRKYRMDISHIESVVKLSSTLFENFKELLGLKKQDWVYLLLAAYLHDIGMFVHNRSHHKHSEYIISNLNLFRLAQDEIKIIACIARYHRRSTPAKSHLLYNSLSKDKQILVQKLSALLRIANALDRSHKQKVDKLEFKLTDSPALSITAYTGENFENEKLEFRDKKDLFEEISGKKLELKVRNI; encoded by the coding sequence ATGAAAAACAATATCAGAGTAGCTGTCATAGATATAGGCACCTATTCAATAAAACTAACGATAGCTGAAAAAGCCGAGCCAGGCATCAGTATTTTAGAGTCCCTGAAAAATATAGTTCCTCTTGGCAATGATACTTTTTTTCACAGGCGCATCTCTCATGAGACAACAAACCAAACAGTGAGCATCTTGTTAAAATATAAAGAAAAACTCCAGGAATACTCCGTAGATTCTGTCAAGGTAGTAACTACAACAGCTGTCAGAGAGGCTGAGAACAGGGACATATTTATCGATACGATATTCAGGGAAACGGGGTTTGTCGTAGATGTACTGACAGCCGGTGATATAATATATTATTTTGATTCTTACTTGTACCGCAAGCTGAAGGACTCCTATCCGCTCCATGATAAAAGCATCCTTATCGCAGAACTCGGCTCTGGAAGTATTGACGTGGCGCTGATGGATAAGGGCTTTACCTATCTGAATGCAGGCCTGCCGCTAGGAACTCTCAGGTTAAGCCAGATGATGCAGGAGCTGGGAGGCAGCACAAGCGAGAACTGCGAAGCTATAACAGACAGGATCGAAAATGAGCTAGCTTACCTTAAGCGCGACCTGCAGCAAATGGAGATAGACGACGTTATATTGATAGATGAAAGGTACGCATCTTATCTTAGTGCGATCCTGCCCGCTATAAGCTTATCAGGCAAGTTCTATGCGTTAGATGCCCAAACCATAGCAGTGCTTAACAACATCATGATAGACAAAAAACCTTCTTTAATAGCAAAAGAGTTTAATATCCCTCTTGAGACCGCGGCCACATTTCTTGAGTATTCTATTATTTTAAGACAATTCGCAGGCATGAGTAAAAACGGCCAGGTATATATGCTTGAGGCTTCACTTTCCGAAGCGATCCTTGCGAACATAATCATGGATTATGAAAATTCACCGAAATACAATAAAATCAACCAGCTTGTTTCAATAGCTACGATACTATGCAGAAAATACCGTATGGATATCAGCCATATCGAATCCGTTGTGAAGCTTTCTTCAACACTCTTTGAAAACTTCAAAGAATTGCTGGGCCTTAAAAAACAGGACTGGGTGTATCTGCTTCTCGCCGCATACCTGCATGACATAGGCATGTTCGTTCACAACAGATCACACCACAAACACTCAGAATACATAATTTCCAATCTTAATCTGTTCCGCTTAGCGCAGGACGAGATAAAAATAATAGCCTGTATTGCGCGTTATCACAGGCGTTCCACTCCAGCGAAATCCCACCTTTTATATAATTCGCTTTCAAAAGACAAGCAGATACTTGTTCAAAAACTAAGCGCGCTTTTAAGGATAGCCAATGCTTTAGATAGAAGCCACAAGCAAAAAGTTGATAAACTGGAATTTAAACTTACTGATTCGCCGGCCCTCAGCATCACTGCGTATACCGGAGAAAACTTTGAGAACGAAAAACTTGAATTTCGTGACAAGAAGGACCTGTTTGAGGAAATATCAGGAAAAAAACTCGAATTAAAAGTCCGGAATATTTAA